A region from the Marinobacter sp. SS13-12 genome encodes:
- a CDS encoding amidase: MNQPTTLARLLDEMDSGQHKAAELLESCFERIDADDDTNAQIYTRRFDRTARAEADAIDRQREAGLAGGQLAGLPIALKALFDVKGEITHAGSRGWQAPAQTDALIVSRLRREGAVITGHTNMTEFAYSGVGLNPHYGTPDNPLAPGRIPGGSSSGAAVAVARGMAAGAIGTDTGGSVRIPAAFCGLVGFKPSQSRVPRDGTFPLSDSLDSIGPIAPTVDCCARLDGVLSGRQFQPLRPLSLKGMRFVVPTDYMLDDLDNTVAQAFGCSLNRLRDAGANIIEAPAPVLAAIPELMEGGGFTAAESYFVHRQSLADHGDQYDPRVRSRIERGADITAADYLELCRRRQQRKQEADEWLQDYDGLLAPTVPVVPPRFEELTADEDYARLNLLILRNPTVANMLDLCSITLPNHKPGYLPGGLMLIGRNGTDDTLLRLAQAVEQVL; encoded by the coding sequence ATGAATCAGCCAACCACACTCGCCCGGCTGCTTGACGAGATGGATAGCGGCCAGCACAAGGCCGCGGAGCTGCTGGAGAGCTGTTTCGAGCGTATTGATGCAGACGATGACACCAATGCCCAGATCTACACCAGGCGCTTTGATAGAACCGCCCGCGCCGAAGCCGATGCCATCGACCGACAGCGTGAGGCCGGACTGGCTGGCGGTCAACTTGCCGGGCTGCCCATCGCCCTGAAAGCGCTTTTTGACGTGAAGGGCGAGATTACCCATGCCGGGTCCCGGGGTTGGCAGGCGCCAGCACAAACCGATGCACTGATCGTTTCCCGATTGCGACGTGAAGGCGCCGTGATCACCGGCCACACCAACATGACCGAGTTCGCGTACTCCGGCGTGGGATTGAACCCGCACTACGGCACACCGGATAACCCTCTGGCGCCTGGTCGCATTCCCGGTGGATCGTCTTCCGGCGCTGCGGTGGCGGTGGCCCGGGGAATGGCCGCCGGGGCTATTGGCACCGATACAGGCGGTTCCGTGCGGATTCCGGCGGCGTTCTGTGGCCTGGTGGGTTTCAAGCCGTCCCAGTCCCGCGTTCCCCGTGATGGCACTTTCCCGCTGTCCGACAGTCTCGATTCCATCGGCCCTATTGCCCCGACAGTGGACTGCTGCGCCCGCCTCGATGGTGTGCTGTCTGGTCGCCAATTCCAGCCACTCAGACCTTTATCGCTGAAGGGCATGCGCTTTGTGGTCCCGACCGATTACATGCTGGACGATCTGGATAACACCGTTGCACAGGCATTTGGCTGCAGCCTGAACAGGCTGCGCGATGCCGGCGCCAATATCATTGAAGCGCCTGCGCCAGTGCTTGCCGCAATCCCCGAGCTCATGGAGGGCGGCGGTTTCACCGCCGCAGAAAGCTATTTCGTGCACCGCCAGTCTCTGGCGGACCACGGGGACCAGTACGACCCCCGCGTGCGCAGCCGGATCGAACGTGGTGCCGACATTACCGCCGCCGACTACCTGGAACTTTGCCGTCGCCGACAGCAACGAAAGCAGGAGGCGGACGAATGGCTGCAGGATTACGATGGCCTGCTTGCCCCGACAGTGCCCGTGGTTCCGCCACGGTTCGAGGAACTGACCGCAGACGAGGATTACGCCCGCCTCAACCTGCTGATCCTGCGGAACCCTACCGTGGCGAACATGCTGGACCTGTGCTCCATCACCCTCCCCAACCACAAGCCTGGCTACCTGCCAGGCGGGCTGATGCTGATAGGTCGCAACGGCACGGATGACACCCTGTTGCGGCTGGCGCAAGCTGTCGAACAGGTGTTGTAA
- a CDS encoding TRAP transporter large permease, with amino-acid sequence MIITALVILMVLLLLSVPVAATLIALALVLAELFSPFPLLNAMGDVLWSASDKYLLIAIPLFILLGEILVRTGIARGTYRSLESWMSWLPGGLLHANIGTATLFSATSGSSVATAATIGTVALPQGKEMGYDPKLFTGSIAAGGTLGIMIPPSINLIVYGFLTETSIPQLFAAGLIPGLLLALMFIVGTALICIWKPSLGGPSVSHSWGDRFSGLKHLVPVLTLFGIVVGSIYAGVATPTEAASLGVLGALVIALFMGKLSVNVIVQALDGTMKTTGMIMLIIIASYFLNFVLASAGVTRELTAFLENAGLGPYSTLMLVILLYIVLGFFIETLSLMVITIPLVAPIIIALGFDPVWLGILIILLIEMALITPPVGLNLYVVQGVRESGPFSDVMKGAMPYVGIMFLMAIVLVLFPQVATFLPELMK; translated from the coding sequence ATGATCATTACCGCACTGGTTATTCTGATGGTTCTGCTGCTTCTGAGCGTGCCTGTCGCGGCCACGCTGATTGCACTGGCCCTGGTGCTGGCGGAACTGTTCTCGCCCTTCCCGCTGCTCAACGCAATGGGGGATGTGCTCTGGTCGGCGTCTGACAAATACCTGCTGATCGCCATTCCGCTGTTTATCCTGCTGGGCGAGATTCTGGTGCGCACCGGCATTGCCCGTGGCACCTACCGGTCCCTGGAGAGCTGGATGTCCTGGCTGCCGGGCGGGCTGCTGCACGCCAATATCGGCACCGCGACCCTGTTTTCGGCAACCTCCGGTTCCAGTGTCGCCACGGCTGCCACCATCGGCACGGTCGCATTGCCGCAAGGCAAGGAAATGGGTTATGACCCCAAACTGTTCACCGGCTCCATTGCCGCCGGCGGTACCCTGGGCATCATGATTCCACCGTCGATCAACCTGATTGTTTATGGATTCCTGACCGAAACCTCGATTCCGCAACTGTTTGCCGCCGGTCTGATACCGGGTCTGTTGCTTGCTCTCATGTTCATTGTTGGCACAGCTCTGATCTGTATCTGGAAGCCGAGTCTGGGTGGTCCCAGCGTGTCACACAGTTGGGGCGACCGTTTTTCCGGTCTCAAACACCTGGTACCGGTATTGACGCTGTTCGGGATCGTGGTTGGATCCATCTACGCTGGTGTCGCAACACCTACCGAAGCGGCCTCCCTGGGTGTGCTTGGCGCCTTGGTGATCGCCCTATTCATGGGCAAACTGTCCGTTAACGTAATTGTCCAGGCCCTGGACGGCACCATGAAGACCACCGGCATGATCATGCTGATCATCATCGCCTCTTACTTCCTCAATTTCGTGCTGGCCTCCGCCGGCGTAACAAGGGAACTGACCGCATTTCTCGAAAACGCTGGACTTGGTCCCTACTCAACGCTAATGCTGGTCATCCTGCTTTACATCGTTCTCGGTTTCTTCATCGAGACACTGTCGCTGATGGTCATCACCATTCCCCTCGTCGCCCCTATCATCATCGCCCTGGGATTCGACCCGGTGTGGCTGGGTATCCTGATCATTCTGCTTATTGAGATGGCGCTGATCACTCCGCCCGTGGGACTCAACCTCTACGTGGTTCAGGGCGTGCGTGAAAGCGGACCCTTCAGTGACGTGATGAAAGGGGCCATGCCCTACGTTGGCATCATGTTCCTGATGGCAATCGTGCTGGTGCTGTTCCCGCAAGTGGCCACATTCCTCCCCGAGCTGATGAAGTGA
- a CDS encoding TRAP transporter substrate-binding protein produces the protein MNTRKTLVAASLMSLAFANSLALAQDLDKTSFNYVGSWSSLSLYQNFERPFWEKHVPEASDGQISTKVTTFDQMGLGGGEVFRLMDRNVIEVTSTVADYAVEDAPELEALDMPMIAPDVDTARKVAEAYRPVLADAFKQRYDGAQLLAVVPYPSQMVFCNADIDGLSDLKGMKVRASGRTTAEFLQALGAEGITLNFSEVPGALQRGVIDCAVTGSLSGYSSGWHEVSTHLYPLPVGGWDHVVTAMNGKKWNSLSEETQEWLTAEIKENYEDPVWASAVDETKEGIACLTGNGECSRGDAGDMTLVEATDSDFTEASRHLEETLLPNWAQRVDQEWVDRWNETVGEVTGLNASK, from the coding sequence CAAGACCAGCTTTAACTATGTGGGAAGCTGGAGCAGTTTGTCCCTCTATCAAAACTTCGAACGTCCGTTCTGGGAAAAACACGTTCCCGAAGCCTCCGATGGCCAGATTTCCACCAAGGTCACCACCTTTGACCAGATGGGCCTGGGTGGCGGTGAGGTCTTTCGTCTGATGGACCGTAACGTCATTGAGGTCACTTCCACGGTAGCCGATTACGCAGTTGAGGATGCCCCGGAACTGGAAGCCCTGGACATGCCCATGATCGCTCCCGACGTGGACACCGCGCGCAAAGTGGCGGAAGCCTATCGTCCGGTTCTCGCGGATGCATTTAAACAACGGTACGACGGTGCTCAACTGCTGGCCGTTGTCCCTTATCCTTCGCAAATGGTGTTCTGCAACGCCGATATCGACGGCCTGAGTGACCTCAAGGGCATGAAGGTTCGGGCCAGCGGTCGTACCACCGCCGAATTCCTCCAGGCGCTGGGCGCCGAAGGCATCACGCTGAATTTCAGCGAAGTACCCGGCGCGTTGCAGCGCGGCGTTATCGACTGCGCAGTAACCGGTTCCCTGTCCGGTTACAGCTCTGGCTGGCATGAAGTGTCTACTCATCTGTACCCGCTGCCGGTAGGTGGCTGGGACCACGTGGTGACCGCCATGAATGGCAAGAAATGGAACTCGCTTTCAGAGGAAACCCAGGAGTGGCTGACCGCTGAAATCAAGGAAAACTATGAAGACCCGGTGTGGGCCTCCGCAGTGGATGAGACCAAAGAAGGCATCGCCTGCCTGACCGGCAACGGCGAATGCTCCCGCGGTGACGCCGGAGACATGACCCTGGTGGAGGCCACCGATAGTGACTTCACTGAGGCTTCTCGCCACCTGGAAGAAACCCTGCTGCCTAACTGGGCACAGCGCGTCGACCAGGAATGGGTTGACCGCTGGAACGAAACCGTAGGTGAAGTAACCGGTCTGAACGCGTCCAAGTAA
- a CDS encoding 5-oxoprolinase subunit PxpA — protein sequence MKPLLLNADMGESFGPWVMGLDHKVMPHVDLANIACGFHASDPDVMRRTVRMAAEHAVGIGAHPAYPDLVGFGRRSMAFSAEEIENLVLYQIGALAAMCRAESTELRYVKPHGALYNDMTHKPEIFSAVARAIKAYDPELPLMTLATRDPSAIRELAREHDLALWFEAFADRAYDADGRLVSRTKAGAVHHDPDVILDQAQRIATGQPLTASDGSELILTADTLCVHGDNEESVASVLAIRQMLNQLKERA from the coding sequence ATGAAACCTTTACTGCTGAACGCCGACATGGGTGAAAGCTTCGGCCCCTGGGTGATGGGCCTGGACCACAAGGTTATGCCACACGTGGATCTGGCCAATATCGCCTGCGGCTTTCACGCCTCGGACCCGGACGTCATGCGGCGCACGGTTCGCATGGCAGCGGAACATGCCGTCGGTATCGGAGCCCATCCGGCCTACCCGGACCTGGTCGGTTTCGGCCGCCGCTCAATGGCCTTTTCGGCGGAGGAAATCGAAAATCTGGTGCTCTACCAGATAGGTGCCCTGGCGGCCATGTGTCGGGCAGAAAGCACTGAGCTCCGTTATGTAAAACCCCACGGCGCGCTCTATAACGATATGACCCACAAACCGGAAATCTTCAGCGCCGTCGCCAGGGCCATTAAAGCCTATGACCCGGAACTGCCGCTGATGACCCTGGCAACCCGAGACCCCAGCGCTATACGTGAACTGGCCCGTGAGCACGACCTCGCACTCTGGTTTGAAGCCTTTGCCGACCGCGCCTACGACGCCGACGGCAGGCTGGTTTCCAGAACTAAGGCGGGTGCGGTACATCACGACCCTGACGTTATTCTCGATCAGGCCCAGCGAATTGCCACGGGGCAACCACTAACCGCCAGCGATGGCAGTGAACTGATCCTGACTGCAGACACCCTGTGTGTCCACGGAGATAACGAAGAGTCAGTGGCCTCCGTGCTCGCTATTCGGCAAATGCTCAACCAGCTTAAAGAACGGGCATGA
- a CDS encoding TRAP transporter small permease encodes MLQQVNSFLDRVLAGVEVGSLWFARAGGVMILLTVALVTIEVASRVFMGRSAVHATELTGYIMAISASWSFAYTLMCKAHIRIDALYLTFPMKIRGVLDLVALLALAMFSILVVDAVFAVLSHSYSGGSTANTPLGTPLWMPQALWFVGLVWFGFAVCVVSLRAFFGLLSGDTEGVQKLAGSPTLDEQISDENREARS; translated from the coding sequence ATGTTGCAACAGGTGAACTCTTTTCTGGACCGCGTGCTCGCTGGTGTTGAAGTCGGCTCGCTCTGGTTTGCCCGGGCAGGGGGCGTGATGATCCTGCTGACCGTGGCCCTGGTTACCATCGAAGTGGCCTCACGGGTGTTTATGGGGCGTTCTGCGGTCCACGCCACCGAACTGACCGGTTACATCATGGCGATCAGCGCCAGCTGGTCTTTCGCCTACACCCTGATGTGCAAGGCGCATATTCGCATTGATGCCCTGTACCTTACCTTTCCCATGAAGATTCGAGGCGTGCTTGACCTGGTCGCGCTACTGGCACTGGCGATGTTCTCCATTCTGGTGGTCGACGCGGTTTTCGCTGTCCTAAGCCACTCCTACAGCGGCGGATCGACAGCCAACACACCACTGGGCACCCCCTTGTGGATGCCACAGGCGTTGTGGTTTGTGGGATTGGTCTGGTTTGGTTTTGCCGTGTGTGTGGTTTCCCTGAGAGCCTTTTTCGGTTTGCTCAGCGGCGACACCGAAGGTGTGCAGAAACTGGCGGGCAGTCCGACGCTGGACGAACAGATTAGCGATGAAAACAGGGAAGCACGCTCATGA
- a CDS encoding NADH:flavin oxidoreductase/NADH oxidase, which yields MFRPVRFRSVEARNRIMLSPMCQYSGENGLSNDWHFVHLGARAAGGAGWVFTEAVHIEPRGRITPHCLGLWNDEQRDHLARIVRFVETQGAVPGIQLGHAGRKASVGRPWEGSHPLRADTGGWEDLVSASALPYASGWQVPEAMTNHQIGESLQSLKSATRRAREAGFKALELHGAHGYLIHQFLSPLSNQRTDEYGGSFENRIRFLQESIAVVREEWPDHLPLFVRLSCTDWVDGGWTLDDTVRLATLLRFQGAVDLIDCSSGGNDPRQKIPVHPGYQVPLAQAVRSRADIATGAVGLIHSPDLAESIVANGQADLVILGRALLSDPAWPLRAAAALKAENVEWPKQYERSNIF from the coding sequence ATGTTCCGGCCGGTCCGTTTTCGCTCTGTGGAAGCGCGCAACCGAATCATGCTCTCACCAATGTGCCAGTATTCCGGCGAGAACGGGCTCTCCAACGACTGGCACTTTGTTCACCTGGGTGCCCGGGCGGCCGGTGGTGCGGGCTGGGTGTTCACTGAAGCCGTTCACATCGAACCCCGTGGGCGCATCACACCCCATTGCCTGGGGCTATGGAACGATGAACAGCGCGATCACCTTGCCCGCATTGTCCGTTTTGTTGAGACTCAGGGCGCCGTGCCCGGCATTCAACTTGGCCATGCCGGCCGCAAGGCATCGGTGGGGCGGCCATGGGAAGGCTCGCACCCCCTGAGGGCCGACACCGGCGGATGGGAAGATCTGGTGTCGGCGTCAGCCCTGCCCTACGCCAGCGGGTGGCAGGTACCGGAAGCGATGACTAACCATCAGATAGGCGAGTCCCTGCAGAGCCTGAAATCCGCCACCCGACGTGCGCGTGAGGCCGGTTTCAAAGCACTGGAACTGCACGGCGCCCACGGTTACCTGATACACCAGTTCCTGTCGCCCCTGAGCAATCAACGTACCGATGAGTACGGCGGCAGCTTTGAAAACCGCATACGCTTCCTGCAGGAGTCCATCGCCGTGGTGCGCGAGGAATGGCCGGACCACCTGCCTCTGTTTGTGCGGTTGTCCTGTACCGATTGGGTCGACGGTGGCTGGACGCTCGACGACACCGTACGGCTGGCCACTCTGTTACGGTTTCAGGGCGCTGTCGACCTGATAGACTGTTCATCAGGGGGTAATGATCCGCGCCAGAAGATTCCCGTTCACCCGGGCTATCAGGTACCCCTGGCCCAGGCGGTGCGCTCGCGGGCGGATATCGCCACCGGTGCCGTTGGCCTGATTCACAGCCCGGACCTGGCCGAGTCGATCGTCGCCAACGGCCAGGCCGACCTGGTTATTCTGGGGCGGGCGCTGCTGTCGGACCCGGCCTGGCCGCTTCGCGCCGCAGCGGCCCTGAAAGCCGAAAATGTAGAGTGGCCAAAACAGTACGAACGCTCGAACATCTTCTGA
- a CDS encoding DUF2848 domain-containing protein has protein sequence MTNFQLADTKETIHVDVRELIIAGWAGRVQSAIDEHIEELKEIGVTPPSTTPLFYRVAANQLTTAPDIQVLGEASSGEVEVVLIGSDQGTLVGIGSDHTDREAEAWSVAHSKQVCVKPVSTRVWRLDSVIDHWDELQMASYATIDGEEVLYQEGPVTGLLHPAELLRRFGLEKAELAPGQAMLCGTLPVLGGLRPAQAFRMVLKDPVSGSELQHQYNIRTLPVIQ, from the coding sequence ATGACCAACTTCCAGCTTGCAGACACCAAGGAAACCATTCACGTCGACGTCCGCGAGCTCATCATTGCCGGCTGGGCAGGGCGGGTGCAGTCTGCCATCGACGAACACATCGAAGAACTGAAGGAAATTGGTGTAACGCCACCATCCACCACTCCGCTGTTCTATCGGGTGGCCGCCAATCAGCTCACCACGGCTCCGGACATCCAGGTGCTGGGGGAAGCCTCCAGCGGCGAGGTAGAAGTGGTCCTGATCGGCTCCGATCAGGGCACCCTGGTAGGCATCGGTTCGGATCATACCGACCGCGAGGCCGAAGCCTGGTCTGTGGCCCACTCGAAACAGGTCTGCGTCAAACCGGTGAGCACCCGGGTGTGGCGGCTCGACAGCGTGATCGACCACTGGGACGAACTGCAGATGGCGTCCTACGCCACTATCGACGGTGAAGAAGTGTTGTACCAGGAAGGCCCGGTCACTGGCCTGCTGCACCCTGCGGAACTGCTGCGCCGTTTCGGGCTGGAGAAAGCTGAACTGGCCCCGGGGCAGGCCATGCTGTGCGGCACGCTTCCGGTGCTCGGTGGGCTGCGCCCGGCACAGGCATTTCGGATGGTGCTGAAAGATCCGGTCTCAGGCAGCGAACTTCAGCACCAGTACAACATTCGCACACTGCCGGTGATCCAATGA